The following proteins come from a genomic window of Alicyclobacillus dauci:
- a CDS encoding DUF2953 domain-containing protein — MIALFLVCAVLICITILLFLPVEIRVHYEHVKEDDNGFLELRYLHGLIRLRRELTKVQAGMTNEGPTIHVHGEKSAHNHSKEVISASGILNHWKSIRERFRTSLPILRRTARHLRIHELEFEAAVGMHDAVATGMTVGAMYAVTTGLFGAVSHACRLQTSPKVHIQPVFNQPLLSVKTHSIMRIPLGYAISAGIRLLLAWKRRT, encoded by the coding sequence ATGATTGCGTTATTTCTCGTTTGTGCGGTACTCATTTGTATAACAATTCTCTTGTTCTTACCTGTTGAAATTCGTGTGCACTATGAACACGTTAAAGAGGATGACAACGGATTTCTGGAACTACGTTACCTTCATGGTCTTATCCGTTTGCGTCGGGAACTCACGAAGGTCCAGGCTGGAATGACAAATGAGGGTCCAACGATACATGTACACGGTGAAAAATCGGCCCACAATCATTCAAAGGAAGTAATTTCTGCATCAGGTATTCTCAACCACTGGAAATCGATAAGGGAGAGGTTTCGTACATCTTTACCTATTTTACGTCGAACTGCTCGACACCTGCGCATTCATGAGCTCGAGTTTGAAGCAGCTGTGGGTATGCATGATGCCGTTGCTACTGGTATGACCGTGGGTGCGATGTACGCTGTAACAACGGGGTTATTCGGCGCGGTGAGCCATGCGTGCCGGCTACAGACGAGTCCAAAAGTACACATTCAGCCGGTATTTAATCAGCCGCTCCTTTCCGTCAAAACACACAGCATAATGCGCATTCCATTAGGTTACGCTATCAGCGCAGGCATCAGGCTGTTGTTAGCCTGGAAAAGGAGGACGTAA
- the sigF gene encoding RNA polymerase sporulation sigma factor SigF, translating to MDYAKETSAKNQKLTDDEVRSLIESSHHGNTDARDKLVIHNQRLVWAVVQRFLGRGYEADDLFQIGCIGLMKAVDKFDLAYDVKFSTYAVPMIIGEIQRFLRDDSTVKVSRSLKETAKQIRHVRDDLAKRLGRQPHITELAEAMGMEPSEIVFAQEALRAPASIHETVYENDGDPIYLMDQIADDDTQGRFDKIELHEIIGRLPERERYIVYMRFFKDKTQSDVARVLGISQVQVSRLEKRILQQIKEQLE from the coding sequence ATGGATTATGCAAAAGAGACTTCCGCGAAGAATCAGAAGTTGACGGACGACGAAGTCCGTTCATTAATTGAATCAAGCCATCACGGCAATACGGATGCACGTGACAAACTGGTCATACACAATCAACGACTGGTGTGGGCCGTTGTTCAGCGTTTTCTCGGGCGAGGTTACGAGGCAGACGACTTGTTCCAAATTGGCTGCATTGGGCTGATGAAAGCAGTCGATAAATTCGACCTTGCCTACGACGTGAAATTTTCAACCTATGCCGTGCCGATGATCATCGGGGAAATTCAACGCTTTCTTCGTGATGATAGTACTGTCAAGGTCAGTCGTAGTCTAAAGGAAACGGCGAAACAGATCCGCCACGTCAGAGACGATTTGGCAAAACGTCTGGGCCGGCAGCCACATATTACGGAACTTGCTGAAGCCATGGGTATGGAGCCGTCTGAAATTGTATTTGCTCAAGAAGCCCTGCGGGCACCCGCTTCCATTCACGAGACGGTATACGAAAACGACGGAGATCCAATTTACTTAATGGATCAAATCGCCGATGACGATACCCAGGGCCGCTTTGATAAAATTGAACTCCACGAGATTATTGGCCGCTTGCCGGAGCGCGAACGCTACATCGTTTACATGCGGTTTTTCAAAGACAAGACACAAAGCGATGTCGCCCGAGTTCTTGGTATTTCACAAGTTCAAGTTTCGCGTCTTGAGAAGCGGATTCTACAACAAATAAAAGAACAACTTGAATAA
- a CDS encoding spermidine synthase, giving the protein MMRFGKRGGWQGALDATRPDRPVFPYQRAFRALAYALPKVEYFLSIGVGTGTAMHSVLTEHPNAALSGIEIDERVLEVAIHYFQAPNHHRADYWVGDGFAFIRTNRSIRYDLIFIDAYMPTSIYQPALEPYVLDALLGRLTDGGVAVYNIIGQSMRSRAKGRFTKAAKERFSTVLDLPVGLPFSDQNHLVILSNDNSLFERFQGRLGRAPSLSVLEHVWWPIRLRKL; this is encoded by the coding sequence ATGATGCGCTTTGGTAAACGGGGCGGCTGGCAAGGGGCACTTGATGCAACTCGGCCAGACCGGCCGGTTTTTCCTTATCAGCGGGCATTTCGTGCCTTGGCCTACGCCCTACCAAAGGTGGAGTATTTTCTATCAATTGGGGTTGGCACCGGCACCGCCATGCATTCGGTCTTGACAGAGCATCCCAATGCTGCTTTGTCAGGGATCGAAATCGACGAAAGAGTTCTGGAGGTTGCGATTCACTACTTTCAGGCTCCAAACCACCATCGGGCCGATTATTGGGTTGGCGATGGATTCGCCTTTATTCGCACAAATCGTTCCATCCGATACGACCTTATTTTCATTGATGCCTATATGCCAACAAGTATTTATCAGCCGGCATTGGAGCCATATGTTCTTGACGCACTGCTCGGGCGTCTCACAGATGGCGGCGTGGCAGTCTACAACATTATTGGACAAAGCATGCGCAGTAGGGCGAAAGGAAGATTCACCAAGGCCGCCAAGGAACGATTTTCAACGGTACTGGATTTGCCTGTCGGGCTACCGTTTAGTGATCAGAACCATCTGGTTATCCTGTCCAATGACAACAGTTTGTTTGAGAGATTCCAAGGCCGACTCGGACGTGCTCCCTCACTGTCTGTCCTTGAACATGTTTGGTGGCCAATTCGGTTGCGCAAGCTGTAG
- the spoIIAA gene encoding anti-sigma F factor antagonist, with protein MSVKSRFEHGVLVISLQGELDHHAVEKMRSEIETQLAQSHYQGLVMSFRNIDFMDSSGLGLILGRLRTVSQHGGQMALCEVGPSLKKLFEMSGLLKVLPVYEAEDVAVQAVRGA; from the coding sequence GTGTCAGTCAAGTCACGTTTTGAGCATGGAGTACTCGTGATCAGTCTCCAGGGTGAATTGGACCATCACGCAGTGGAGAAAATGCGTTCAGAGATTGAAACGCAGTTGGCTCAATCACACTATCAAGGACTTGTTATGTCTTTTAGGAATATTGATTTCATGGACAGTTCTGGACTGGGGTTGATTTTGGGTAGACTTCGAACAGTGTCGCAACACGGTGGCCAGATGGCTCTTTGTGAAGTTGGACCGTCACTGAAAAAACTGTTTGAGATGTCCGGGCTACTGAAGGTGCTGCCTGTGTACGAGGCGGAAGATGTCGCAGTGCAAGCCGTTAGGGGAGCGTGA
- the spoVAE gene encoding stage V sporulation protein AE, with amino-acid sequence MPTWTTFIWAFVVGGGICAIGQIILDLSKLTPGHIMAMLVVAGAILDGLGLYDPLIKFAGAGATVPITSFGNSLVHGAMQEAHLHGLVGIITGIFEVTSAGISAAIVFAFLAAVVAKPKG; translated from the coding sequence ATGCCAACATGGACCACTTTTATTTGGGCGTTTGTCGTCGGCGGCGGCATTTGCGCCATTGGACAAATTATTCTCGATCTCTCGAAACTCACGCCCGGGCATATCATGGCCATGCTGGTTGTGGCCGGGGCTATTCTCGACGGGCTTGGACTTTACGATCCGCTGATTAAGTTTGCTGGGGCAGGGGCGACTGTGCCAATTACCAGCTTCGGGAACTCACTCGTTCACGGTGCTATGCAGGAGGCGCACTTGCACGGGCTCGTGGGTATTATTACGGGAATTTTTGAAGTCACTAGTGCGGGCATTTCGGCGGCCATCGTCTTTGCTTTCTTAGCAGCGGTCGTCGCAAAGCCGAAGGGGTGA
- the ytfJ gene encoding GerW family sporulation protein, with amino-acid sequence MDHPIQGLMQTAMTNIREMVDVNTIIGDPVETPDGTVILPVSKVGFGFAAGGSEFNAEQSGGGGGSEGEHPFGGGSGGGVSITPIGFLIVHGNNVRLLSTDNQNQLYDRLIDMAPAVMERIQSFFQQGNQGGSSGAGSGSSPVV; translated from the coding sequence TTGGATCACCCAATTCAGGGCCTTATGCAGACGGCTATGACAAACATCCGTGAAATGGTGGACGTCAACACCATCATCGGTGATCCTGTTGAGACACCAGATGGAACCGTCATCCTCCCGGTATCCAAAGTCGGTTTCGGTTTTGCTGCTGGTGGTAGTGAGTTTAATGCAGAGCAATCCGGAGGCGGTGGCGGTAGCGAGGGAGAACACCCATTCGGCGGCGGATCCGGGGGTGGTGTCTCGATCACGCCGATCGGATTTCTCATTGTACACGGCAACAATGTTAGGCTGTTATCTACCGACAATCAAAATCAGCTGTACGATCGACTCATTGACATGGCTCCCGCCGTCATGGAGCGCATTCAGTCCTTTTTCCAGCAGGGAAATCAAGGTGGAAGTTCCGGAGCTGGTTCTGGATCCTCTCCCGTCGTGTAA
- a CDS encoding segregation and condensation protein A, with translation MSYEVRLAQFEGPLDLLMHLIRKNEVDIYDIPIAEITDQYLGYLREMEEWSLDVASEFVVMAATLLAIKSRMLLPRTRVNQEDPEEDPRAPLVEQLIEYQRCKMAAQELSALATEQAQVYSRMPMDLTPYKSKETPELTGVTLWSLVDSFRKLYQRMPQTERVAEIRGHVERVEDLMEELTRRLQRYRRIEFVHLVDFVNNRHMLVTAFLAILELVKDRLLACVQNEPFGPLELIWIGESEYDDAPLSSG, from the coding sequence GTGTCTTACGAAGTGAGACTTGCTCAATTTGAAGGTCCGCTTGATCTGCTCATGCATCTCATACGAAAAAATGAAGTTGACATCTACGACATTCCCATTGCTGAGATCACGGATCAATATTTGGGATATCTAAGGGAGATGGAAGAGTGGTCTCTCGATGTAGCCAGCGAGTTCGTCGTCATGGCCGCCACGCTCCTAGCCATCAAATCTCGTATGCTGTTGCCGAGGACCCGGGTCAACCAAGAGGACCCGGAAGAAGATCCGCGTGCACCGCTCGTTGAGCAACTGATCGAGTATCAGCGATGTAAAATGGCGGCACAGGAACTTTCCGCATTGGCGACCGAACAAGCACAAGTGTATTCTCGCATGCCCATGGATTTAACGCCGTATAAGAGTAAAGAGACGCCTGAACTTACCGGTGTAACGTTATGGAGTCTCGTGGATTCATTCAGGAAGCTATATCAACGTATGCCCCAAACGGAGCGTGTTGCGGAAATTCGCGGGCATGTTGAGCGGGTTGAGGACTTGATGGAGGAGCTGACGCGGCGTTTACAGCGGTACCGACGGATCGAGTTTGTCCATCTGGTTGATTTCGTAAATAATCGTCACATGCTAGTGACTGCTTTCTTGGCGATTCTTGAGTTGGTAAAGGATAGACTGTTGGCCTGCGTTCAGAATGAACCGTTCGGGCCGCTTGAACTGATTTGGATTGGAGAGAGTGAGTACGACGATGCCCCTCTTAGCAGCGGTTGA
- the spoVAD gene encoding stage V sporulation protein AD, which produces MSKLGRQTWDFTTNGVYVQGIGTVAGQLEGEGPLGKDFDVRLQNDRIDGDTWEHSEQRLFGQAAQLALENANLTADQLDVVMGGDLNAQLMGFYLGLRPYLVPSLGVYSACATICQALALAGLMVHTGHAHRALVGTSSHTSTAERQFRYPTEYGAQKPPTAQRTVTGSGAAILSDTKSPIQITHATIGQVLDYGVTSPWEMGAAMAPAAADTLLAHMRDTGRSFGDYDCIATGDLGRVGHELLKELLKEKGVHETSNLTDCGMLVYDPSQSEVFSGGSGGACCTIVTFGHLFKKLLDGTWNRILVSATGALLSSVSSQQHDSIPSISHAIAFERKDGV; this is translated from the coding sequence ATGAGTAAGTTAGGGCGTCAAACATGGGACTTTACAACAAATGGAGTGTATGTCCAAGGGATCGGGACCGTTGCGGGTCAACTGGAGGGCGAAGGTCCACTCGGAAAGGACTTCGATGTTCGTCTGCAAAATGATCGAATCGACGGGGATACATGGGAACATTCAGAACAGCGATTGTTCGGCCAGGCTGCTCAATTAGCCCTAGAAAACGCAAATCTTACCGCCGACCAATTGGACGTAGTGATGGGTGGGGATTTAAACGCCCAATTAATGGGCTTCTATCTCGGTTTGCGACCGTACTTGGTTCCGTCCTTGGGCGTCTACAGTGCATGTGCAACCATCTGTCAAGCATTGGCTCTGGCCGGACTTATGGTGCATACGGGGCACGCACATCGTGCTCTAGTGGGCACTTCAAGTCACACGAGTACGGCAGAGCGGCAGTTCCGGTATCCCACTGAATATGGAGCGCAAAAGCCCCCAACGGCGCAGCGAACGGTCACTGGTTCAGGTGCCGCCATTTTGTCGGACACGAAAAGCCCGATTCAGATCACTCACGCGACAATCGGCCAGGTGCTTGATTACGGCGTCACGAGTCCGTGGGAAATGGGTGCCGCAATGGCCCCAGCCGCTGCTGACACACTGCTTGCCCATATGCGCGATACAGGTAGGTCATTCGGCGACTATGACTGTATTGCAACAGGCGACCTCGGACGAGTGGGACACGAATTGCTAAAGGAACTTCTCAAGGAAAAGGGCGTTCATGAGACAAGTAACCTAACCGACTGTGGAATGCTCGTGTACGATCCGTCACAAAGCGAGGTTTTTTCGGGTGGAAGTGGAGGCGCTTGTTGTACGATTGTTACTTTTGGTCACCTGTTCAAAAAACTTCTGGATGGAACGTGGAACCGGATTCTAGTCAGTGCGACGGGAGCGCTATTGTCGTCAGTTAGCTCTCAACAGCATGATTCCATTCCCAGTATTTCGCATGCAATCGCCTTTGAACGAAAGGACGGTGTATGA
- a CDS encoding site-2 protease family protein translates to MFAKLSSPSYILTIFIVLFSLVVHEFAHAFVADVQGDKTARLNGRLTLNPLAHLDLLGIIMIVIASIGWARPVPINMNNFRKPRLSMILAVAAGPGSNLIIAILANLAAVLTQSSYVASALLQNIAIVNVSLFVLNIIPIPPLDGSQILRHMLPYKQAVTFSKLDVYGPFILLFLFIIPQFYSWVFGPITYSLDQWILSWFL, encoded by the coding sequence TTGTTTGCCAAATTGTCATCGCCTTCATACATACTAACTATTTTCATTGTACTATTCAGTTTGGTTGTGCATGAGTTTGCACATGCATTTGTGGCAGACGTACAGGGGGATAAAACAGCTCGGTTAAATGGGCGTCTAACGCTCAATCCATTGGCTCACTTGGACTTACTGGGCATTATTATGATTGTCATCGCAAGTATTGGATGGGCACGGCCAGTACCTATCAATATGAATAACTTTCGGAAACCTCGGCTGTCGATGATATTGGCCGTGGCTGCAGGGCCCGGATCGAATTTGATCATTGCTATCCTAGCGAATTTGGCTGCGGTGCTTACACAATCGTCCTATGTGGCGTCTGCGTTGCTCCAAAACATTGCTATCGTAAATGTATCGTTGTTTGTTCTAAACATCATCCCGATCCCGCCCTTGGATGGATCCCAAATTTTACGGCATATGCTCCCGTACAAGCAAGCCGTGACGTTCAGTAAGCTAGACGTATACGGACCGTTTATTCTACTATTTTTGTTTATCATTCCGCAGTTCTACAGTTGGGTATTCGGACCCATCACGTACTCCTTGGATCAGTGGATCCTCTCGTGGTTTTTATGA
- a CDS encoding spore maturation protein: MQDIMSSVSEWLLPILVGTILVFGYLRRVPIYSTFVDGAKGGFATAIKLIPHLVAMVVAVTVFSESGAMGILVQLLTPILQWLHVPAEVAPLGLLRPISGQGALAFMVNIFQTKGQGPDSYLGMLASTMQASSDTTLYILTVYFGSVGIRKFRYALKVGLLSDFISVLASVFAVSLLSGMIHV, encoded by the coding sequence ATGCAGGATATCATGAGTTCCGTCAGCGAGTGGCTGTTGCCGATTCTCGTCGGTACAATACTTGTATTTGGTTATCTCCGCAGGGTTCCTATTTACAGCACATTTGTAGATGGGGCGAAAGGTGGATTCGCTACGGCGATTAAGCTCATTCCCCACCTTGTAGCCATGGTCGTCGCGGTAACGGTTTTTAGCGAATCTGGTGCCATGGGAATCCTTGTACAACTGTTAACCCCAATTCTGCAGTGGTTACATGTTCCGGCGGAAGTTGCACCGCTGGGCTTACTGCGTCCCATTAGCGGACAAGGTGCTTTGGCGTTCATGGTAAATATTTTCCAAACAAAAGGCCAGGGACCGGACTCGTATTTAGGTATGTTAGCTTCGACAATGCAAGCATCCTCCGATACAACGCTTTACATCTTAACTGTCTATTTCGGCAGTGTTGGAATTCGCAAGTTTCGGTATGCATTAAAAGTGGGATTACTCAGTGACTTCATCAGCGTTCTCGCATCCGTTTTCGCTGTGTCCCTGTTGTCTGGTATGATACATGTCTAA
- a CDS encoding stage V sporulation protein AE encodes MDEHRRLDDGEPRRVILVTDGDHMALRALRIAAKRTGCRIISLSAGNPTPLSGVEIVNYVRQAPYDPVIVMMDDNGDGNESGGEQALSVLVHHPDVRVIAALAVASNTCAVEGVAIDFSIDARGRRVETAVDKDGVPQNSYIVSGDTVDILRRLDPPLIVGIGDIGKMHGHDAPERGAPITTAAIEWILLSTQHQHLFAHNDGASLAYREERNTRR; translated from the coding sequence GTGGACGAGCACAGACGACTCGACGATGGCGAACCAAGACGTGTAATTTTGGTCACCGACGGAGATCATATGGCGTTACGTGCGTTACGGATTGCAGCAAAACGAACAGGGTGCAGAATCATCTCACTCAGTGCTGGTAACCCAACGCCTTTGTCGGGTGTCGAGATTGTCAATTATGTGCGTCAGGCCCCGTACGATCCCGTTATTGTCATGATGGATGACAATGGCGATGGAAATGAATCCGGTGGTGAACAAGCACTCAGCGTTCTCGTTCACCATCCGGACGTGCGCGTGATCGCGGCACTTGCGGTCGCCTCAAACACGTGTGCCGTGGAAGGGGTCGCGATTGATTTTAGCATCGACGCAAGGGGGAGGCGGGTGGAAACGGCCGTCGATAAAGACGGTGTACCTCAGAACTCATATATTGTCAGTGGGGATACTGTGGACATTCTGAGACGCCTTGACCCGCCTCTCATCGTTGGGATAGGTGACATCGGTAAAATGCATGGACATGACGCTCCAGAGCGTGGAGCACCGATCACCACAGCCGCTATAGAATGGATCTTGCTATCCACCCAACATCAACATCTGTTCGCCCACAACGATGGCGCGTCTCTCGCATACCGTGAAGAGAGAAACACGCGGAGGTGA
- the spoVAC gene encoding stage V sporulation protein AC — MSVTKADRDKYQQLVKQHRPARTIIANTIRAFIVGGLVCELGQIVQTLFIRFGHFSQTDAGNPTVAAMIFLSVVFTALGIYDRFAQWAGAGSAVPVTGFANTMASAAMEHRSEGWITGIGGNIFKIAGPVIVYGVVSAFFVALIRYIVTHL, encoded by the coding sequence ATGTCAGTGACCAAGGCGGATCGTGACAAGTATCAGCAACTCGTCAAACAACATCGACCGGCCCGAACCATTATTGCGAACACCATCCGTGCATTTATCGTCGGAGGACTCGTTTGCGAACTTGGGCAAATTGTACAGACGCTGTTTATTCGTTTCGGTCATTTCAGTCAGACGGATGCAGGGAATCCGACAGTCGCAGCCATGATTTTTCTCTCTGTCGTTTTTACAGCACTGGGTATTTATGACCGCTTCGCACAGTGGGCTGGTGCGGGTTCAGCAGTTCCAGTGACCGGATTTGCAAATACCATGGCCTCAGCCGCCATGGAGCACCGCAGTGAAGGTTGGATCACTGGAATCGGGGGCAATATCTTCAAAATCGCAGGCCCCGTTATCGTCTACGGTGTTGTCAGTGCATTTTTCGTAGCGCTCATTCGCTATATTGTGACACATTTATAA
- a CDS encoding YhcN/YlaJ family sporulation lipoprotein, translated as MKKRLGLAGIAFVAFVLTGCGANTNNGSKPAADVMNATNRVTNGTVNRVTNGAARLGDRNHFQMATKIANGLVKAGYAKNAFAFVTGNTAYVAITQKGPAKTNMTMQEKNRIAASVKRMDKRIQTVYVSANPDVYQRFQSFAKDMQAGKPVAAIWNNFSTTVARMFPTAH; from the coding sequence ATGAAGAAACGCCTAGGACTGGCGGGTATCGCTTTTGTGGCCTTTGTGCTTACCGGTTGCGGAGCCAACACGAACAACGGATCGAAGCCAGCGGCTGATGTAATGAACGCAACCAATCGCGTTACAAATGGTACCGTTAATCGAGTGACCAATGGTGCTGCGCGGTTGGGCGACAGAAACCATTTTCAAATGGCTACGAAGATCGCGAACGGGCTTGTGAAGGCGGGTTACGCAAAGAACGCGTTTGCATTCGTTACGGGTAACACAGCCTACGTAGCAATTACTCAAAAGGGACCAGCTAAAACGAACATGACGATGCAAGAAAAAAACAGAATTGCGGCCTCCGTCAAACGCATGGATAAGCGCATTCAAACGGTTTACGTCAGTGCGAATCCGGATGTGTACCAGCGGTTTCAGAGTTTTGCAAAAGACATGCAAGCGGGTAAACCTGTCGCAGCCATCTGGAATAACTTCAGCACGACTGTTGCGCGCATGTTTCCCACGGCTCATTGA
- the spoIIAB gene encoding anti-sigma F factor, whose translation MDNYLRLQFPSRSENESLARVAVASFVAQLDPTVEELTELKTAVSEAVTNAIIHGYEDREGEVRVECALFDRTVRIVIEDAGVGIPDIEEARQPLYTSRPELERSGMGMTIMESFVDMLEVDSTLGQGTRVTMVKTFGAEPNLM comes from the coding sequence GTGGACAACTATTTGCGGTTGCAGTTTCCAAGCCGCTCCGAAAATGAGTCACTCGCCCGTGTTGCAGTGGCCTCGTTCGTCGCCCAACTGGACCCAACTGTCGAAGAGCTCACTGAACTGAAAACTGCAGTATCTGAGGCCGTAACCAACGCCATCATCCACGGTTACGAGGACAGGGAGGGCGAAGTTCGAGTCGAGTGTGCGCTGTTTGACAGAACGGTGAGGATTGTCATTGAAGATGCGGGTGTCGGGATTCCCGACATCGAAGAAGCGCGTCAACCGCTGTACACATCCCGTCCTGAGTTGGAGCGCTCCGGCATGGGGATGACCATCATGGAGAGCTTTGTAGACATGCTGGAAGTCGATTCCACCTTAGGACAAGGCACTCGTGTAACGATGGTCAAAACATTCGGTGCAGAACCAAATCTCATGTGA
- a CDS encoding nucleoside recognition domain-containing protein, translated as MIDFIWLVLFIVGIITAMFTGHMNNVADAILKGSEKGVTLSIGLIAVIALWLGLMNIAEKAGAIAWLSRVLRPVARMLFPSVPADHPAMGAILANMSANLLGIGNAATPLGLKAMHELQTLNPDKDRASDAMCTLLAINTASITLIPTTVIAIRMQYHSAHPTAVVGTTLVATAIGTVAAIILDRLFRWLDRRRHA; from the coding sequence GTGATTGACTTTATTTGGCTTGTCTTGTTTATTGTCGGTATCATCACTGCCATGTTCACTGGTCACATGAATAACGTGGCAGACGCCATTCTCAAGGGCTCGGAGAAAGGTGTAACGCTGTCCATTGGACTCATTGCCGTGATCGCGCTTTGGTTGGGGCTCATGAACATCGCCGAAAAAGCCGGGGCGATTGCATGGTTGTCAAGAGTGTTACGACCAGTAGCCCGTATGCTCTTTCCGTCGGTTCCTGCCGATCACCCAGCTATGGGAGCTATCTTGGCGAACATGAGCGCTAATCTGTTGGGGATTGGCAATGCAGCAACGCCGCTTGGTTTAAAAGCCATGCACGAACTACAAACGCTCAATCCAGACAAGGACCGGGCGAGCGACGCTATGTGTACGCTCTTGGCCATCAACACGGCCAGTATTACACTCATTCCCACCACTGTCATCGCTATCCGCATGCAATATCACTCCGCCCATCCTACCGCTGTGGTCGGAACGACGCTCGTTGCGACGGCCATAGGGACGGTGGCTGCCATTATATTGGATCGCCTATTTCGGTGGTTGGACCGACGGAGGCATGCGTGA
- a CDS encoding pseudouridine synthase, translated as MERLQKVLAHAGVASRRKCESLITEGRVTVDGEKVVELGYKVDPSQQVIAVDGKPVKAERKVVLLLNKPTAYVTTVSDPEGRRTVMSLLPQIEERLYPVGRLDYDTSGLLLFTNDGALTERLLHPSHDIEKVYRVTVTGQVDREARRTLSEGVQLDDGMTAPARVELMRQGEESVVQIAIHEGRNRQVRRMFDALKLPVKRLKRMAFGPIALGHLKTGDWRLLDPAEWKALYRSVGLTPPPYVKPTFPNTRPTSASRGQQKRRPRKTQRQK; from the coding sequence ATGGAACGTTTACAAAAAGTTTTGGCGCACGCAGGTGTAGCGTCGCGGCGAAAGTGCGAGAGTCTCATCACAGAAGGTCGCGTGACAGTGGACGGTGAAAAAGTTGTCGAGCTTGGGTACAAGGTGGACCCGTCTCAGCAAGTGATTGCGGTGGATGGCAAACCAGTCAAGGCAGAACGTAAAGTTGTTCTACTCTTGAATAAACCCACGGCTTACGTAACAACCGTCTCCGATCCAGAGGGTAGGCGGACCGTGATGTCGCTGCTGCCTCAAATAGAAGAACGACTATACCCGGTCGGACGTTTGGATTATGACACAAGTGGTCTGCTACTGTTCACAAACGATGGAGCGCTCACAGAACGTCTCCTTCATCCCTCGCATGATATTGAAAAGGTATATCGGGTCACTGTCACTGGACAAGTTGACCGGGAGGCTAGGCGCACCTTGTCTGAAGGCGTTCAGCTCGATGATGGCATGACAGCACCCGCCCGTGTCGAATTGATGCGACAGGGGGAGGAGTCTGTCGTTCAAATTGCCATTCACGAGGGGCGCAATCGCCAGGTGCGTCGGATGTTTGACGCCCTTAAATTACCTGTCAAAAGACTAAAGCGAATGGCCTTTGGCCCTATTGCATTGGGCCATCTGAAAACTGGTGACTGGCGCTTACTTGACCCGGCGGAATGGAAGGCATTGTATAGAAGTGTGGGGCTTACTCCACCACCATACGTCAAGCCTACTTTTCCGAACACGCGCCCGACGTCAGCGTCACGCGGCCAGCAGAAGAGAAGGCCGCGGAAAACACAAAGACAAAAATAA
- the scpB gene encoding SMC-Scp complex subunit ScpB, producing MSTTMPLLAAVEAILFAAGSDGLQTSEIAHILGCSETDARGLCLQLQANLDEREAGIALQEVAGTWQMMTRKEHAPYLKRMAQTPMQTNLSAAALEVLAIVAYKQPITRGEIDDIRGVGSDRALSTLVHRQLIREVGRQDAPGRPILFGTTDLFLRHFGLKSLSELPPLPPPPEETDVSLFTLPTDTPRD from the coding sequence GTGAGTACGACGATGCCCCTCTTAGCAGCGGTTGAGGCGATTTTGTTTGCGGCTGGGAGTGATGGGCTGCAGACATCTGAAATAGCGCATATCCTCGGTTGTTCTGAAACGGACGCTCGGGGCCTCTGTCTTCAGTTACAAGCAAATTTGGACGAGCGTGAGGCAGGGATCGCGCTTCAGGAAGTTGCGGGTACGTGGCAGATGATGACGCGTAAAGAGCATGCTCCTTATTTAAAGCGTATGGCGCAAACCCCAATGCAGACCAATCTGTCTGCGGCAGCGCTTGAAGTTCTGGCGATTGTCGCTTACAAGCAACCCATCACACGGGGAGAAATTGATGATATCCGTGGAGTGGGCTCAGATAGAGCATTGAGCACCTTGGTGCATCGGCAACTGATTCGTGAAGTCGGTCGTCAAGATGCACCCGGCAGACCTATTCTCTTTGGCACGACCGATTTGTTTCTTCGTCACTTTGGTCTGAAATCCCTGTCAGAGTTACCTCCTTTGCCCCCACCACCGGAAGAGACGGACGTGTCTCTCTTCACCTTACCAACCGATACGCCTCGTGACTGA